The Pseudomonas extremaustralis genome contains a region encoding:
- the gntR gene encoding HTH-type transcriptional regulator GntR: MMTSKNDKNTRTTGRPTLNEVARLAGVSPITASRALRGISTVATELVEKVQQAAAELNYVVNPAARALASAQSQSVVVLVPSLSNLLFIETLEAIHQVLRPKGFEVLIGNSHYSRDEEENLLRNYMAYQPRGLLLTGFDRTESARRMVEASNVPCVYMMDLDPNAGVNCVGFSQLAAGETAAAHLLSRGRKRLAYIGAQLDQRTLLRGEGFRRALQQAGMYDPTLELLTPRPSSVGLGGELFLQLLAAHPDVDAIFFGNDDLAQGALLEALRHGINVPERVAVLGFNDLPASSFMVPRLSSIRTPREAIGRRAAEHLLTIMAGNKIAKPVVDMGFELQVREST; encoded by the coding sequence CTGATGACCTCCAAGAACGATAAAAATACCCGCACTACGGGTCGCCCGACCCTCAACGAAGTCGCGCGCCTGGCCGGCGTCAGCCCGATCACCGCCTCCCGGGCCCTGCGCGGCATCAGCACCGTGGCCACCGAACTGGTGGAAAAAGTGCAACAGGCCGCCGCCGAGCTGAACTACGTAGTCAACCCCGCCGCCCGCGCCCTGGCCTCGGCCCAGAGCCAGTCGGTGGTGGTGCTGGTGCCGTCACTGTCCAACCTGCTGTTTATCGAAACCCTCGAAGCCATCCACCAGGTGCTGCGCCCCAAGGGTTTCGAGGTGCTGATCGGCAACTCCCACTATTCGCGCGACGAAGAAGAAAACCTGCTGCGCAACTACATGGCCTATCAGCCACGGGGTTTGCTGCTGACCGGCTTCGACCGCACCGAAAGCGCGCGACGAATGGTCGAGGCCAGCAACGTGCCCTGCGTATACATGATGGATCTGGACCCTAACGCCGGCGTGAACTGCGTGGGGTTCTCGCAGTTGGCGGCGGGTGAAACGGCGGCGGCCCATCTACTGTCCCGCGGGCGCAAGCGCCTGGCCTACATCGGCGCGCAACTGGACCAACGCACCCTGCTGCGCGGCGAAGGGTTCCGCCGCGCGCTGCAACAGGCGGGCATGTACGATCCGACGCTGGAACTGCTGACACCGCGCCCTTCCTCGGTCGGCCTGGGGGGCGAGTTGTTCCTGCAACTGCTGGCGGCCCATCCGGACGTGGACGCGATCTTCTTCGGCAACGACGACCTGGCCCAGGGCGCGCTGCTCGAAGCCCTGCGCCATGGCATCAACGTGCCGGAGCGTGTCGCGGTGCTGGGCTTCAATGACCTGCCGGCGTCGTCCTTCATGGTGCCGCGCCTGAGCAGCATCCGCACGCCACGGGAGGCGATTGGCCGGCGCGCGGCGGAGCATTTATTGACCATCATGGCGGGTAACAAGATCGCCAAGCCGGTGGTGGATATGGGCTTTGAGCTACAGGTGCGGGAAAGCACGTAG
- a CDS encoding gluconokinase produces the protein MTQPVTALVIMGVAGCGKTSVSEALCRLNGATAIEGDSFHPAANIEKMSAGHPLDDNDRAGWLDILCDELRRALKAGEHPVLTCSALKKKYRDHLREAAPGLGFVFLELTREVAADRVSHRPGHFMPASLIDSQFATLESPVGEPLTLALNASDDSVEALAKQTNAWWRQHGFEPTR, from the coding sequence ATGACTCAACCTGTTACCGCCCTGGTCATCATGGGTGTTGCCGGCTGTGGCAAGACCAGCGTCAGCGAGGCCCTGTGCCGCCTGAACGGTGCTACTGCCATTGAAGGCGACAGCTTTCATCCCGCCGCGAACATCGAAAAGATGAGCGCCGGCCACCCCCTCGACGACAACGACCGCGCCGGTTGGCTCGACATCCTGTGCGATGAATTGCGCCGCGCGCTCAAGGCTGGCGAACACCCGGTCCTCACCTGTTCGGCCCTGAAAAAGAAATACCGCGACCACCTGCGCGAAGCCGCGCCGGGCCTGGGCTTTGTCTTCCTGGAGCTGACCCGTGAAGTGGCCGCCGACCGCGTGTCCCATCGCCCCGGCCATTTCATGCCGGCCAGCCTGATCGACAGCCAGTTCGCCACCCTTGAGTCGCCCGTCGGCGAGCCGCTGACCCTGGCGCTCAACGCCAGTGACGACAGTGTCGAGGCGTTGGCCAAACAGACCAACGCCTGGTGGCGGCAACACGGTTTTGAACCAACCCGATAA
- a CDS encoding GntP family permease, with product MFGMSHESYLLLDAVVTIIGLIFLITKFKVHPFIALIIAAGFLGLTSGMPVDKIIKAFQDGFGGVLGFVGIILALGTMLGKMMAESGGADQIAQTLIRAFGKEKVQWAMMFAAFLVGIPLFFEIGFVLLIPLVFIVARRTGVSLIKIGIPLLAGLSAVHGLVPPHPGPLLAIGVFGADIGKTILYGLIVALPTAIIAGPIFGTFIAKYIPGNPSQELVDQLAREPENKTLPSFSITLITVLLPVFLMLLKTFADIALADGHVVRNWMDMIGHPISALLLALLLSLYTFGHRQGIHSKQILKLLDASLAPTAAIILIIGAGGGFKQMLVTSGVGDVIGHMAVNAQINPILLAWLVAAVIRVATGSATVATITGAGIVVPVVGMIPGVNRELLVLATGAGSLILSHVNDAGFWLVKQYFNMTVAETFKTWTAMETILSVVALIFIMLLSLVV from the coding sequence ATGTTTGGCATGTCCCACGAGTCCTACCTGCTGCTCGATGCAGTGGTCACTATCATTGGTCTGATCTTCTTGATCACCAAGTTCAAGGTTCACCCGTTCATTGCCCTGATCATTGCGGCCGGCTTTCTCGGCCTGACCTCGGGCATGCCCGTGGACAAGATCATCAAGGCGTTCCAGGACGGCTTCGGCGGGGTGCTCGGCTTTGTCGGCATCATCCTCGCGCTGGGGACGATGCTTGGCAAAATGATGGCCGAATCCGGCGGGGCCGATCAGATCGCCCAGACCCTGATCCGCGCCTTCGGCAAGGAAAAGGTCCAGTGGGCGATGATGTTTGCCGCGTTCCTGGTGGGCATCCCGCTGTTCTTCGAGATCGGCTTTGTGTTGCTGATCCCGCTGGTGTTCATCGTCGCGCGCCGCACCGGCGTGTCGCTGATCAAGATCGGCATCCCGCTGCTCGCCGGCCTGTCGGCGGTGCACGGCCTGGTGCCGCCACACCCAGGCCCGCTGCTGGCCATCGGCGTGTTTGGCGCGGACATCGGCAAGACCATTCTCTACGGCCTGATCGTCGCCCTGCCGACGGCCATCATCGCCGGTCCGATCTTTGGTACGTTCATCGCCAAGTACATTCCGGGCAACCCGTCCCAGGAACTGGTCGACCAACTGGCCCGCGAGCCGGAAAACAAGACGCTGCCGAGCTTCAGCATCACCCTGATCACCGTGCTGCTGCCGGTGTTCCTGATGCTGCTCAAAACCTTCGCCGACATCGCCCTGGCCGACGGTCATGTGGTGCGCAACTGGATGGACATGATCGGTCACCCGATCAGCGCCCTGCTGCTGGCGTTGCTGCTGTCGCTGTACACCTTTGGCCATCGCCAGGGCATCCACTCCAAACAGATCCTAAAGCTGCTCGACGCCAGCCTGGCGCCGACGGCGGCGATCATCCTGATCATCGGTGCCGGGGGTGGTTTCAAGCAGATGCTGGTGACCAGCGGCGTGGGCGACGTGATCGGCCATATGGCGGTGAACGCGCAGATCAACCCGATCCTGCTGGCGTGGCTGGTGGCTGCGGTGATTCGGGTGGCGACCGGTTCGGCGACGGTGGCGACCATTACCGGTGCAGGCATCGTGGTGCCGGTGGTAGGCATGATTCCAGGGGTCAATCGTGAGTTGCTGGTGCTGGCGACGGGGGCAGGTTCGTTGATTCTGTCTCACGTCAACGATGCGGGGTTCTGGCTGGTGAAGCAGTATTTCAACATGACCGTGGCCGAGACGTTCAAGACCTGGACGGCGATGGAGACCATCCTGTCGGTGGTGGCGCTGATCTTCATCATGCTGCTGTCGCTGGTGGTGTAA
- the alaC gene encoding alanine transaminase codes for MADQGLPRRFARIDRLPPYVFNITAELKMAARRRGEDIIDLSMGNPDGPTPPHIVEKMVTVAQREDTHGYSTSKGIPRLRRAISRWYKDRYEVDIDPETEAIVTIGSKEGLAHLMLATLDQGDTVLVPNPSYPIHIYGAVIAGAQVRSVPLIPGVDFFAELERAIRGSIPKPKMMILGFPSNPTAQCVELDFFERVIALAKQYDVLVVHDLAYADIVYDGWKAPSIMQVPGAKDIAVEFFTLSKSYNMAGWRIGFMVGNAELVNALARIKSYHDYGTFTPLQVAAIAALEGDQQCVKDIAEQYRQRRNVLVKGLHELGWMVENPKASMYVWAKIPEQYAAMGSLEFAKKLLLEAKVCVSPGIGFGEYGDDHVRFALIENQDRIRQAVRGIRAMFRADGLVQKA; via the coding sequence ATGGCCGACCAAGGTTTGCCGCGCCGCTTTGCGCGCATCGATCGACTCCCCCCCTATGTGTTCAATATCACTGCCGAGCTGAAGATGGCTGCGCGTCGGCGCGGCGAAGACATCATCGACTTGAGCATGGGCAACCCAGACGGCCCGACCCCACCGCATATCGTGGAAAAAATGGTCACCGTCGCCCAGCGTGAAGACACCCACGGTTACTCCACGTCCAAAGGCATTCCACGCCTGCGCCGCGCGATTTCGCGCTGGTACAAGGACCGCTATGAAGTGGACATCGACCCGGAAACCGAGGCCATCGTCACCATCGGTTCCAAGGAAGGCCTGGCGCACTTGATGCTGGCCACCCTGGACCAGGGCGACACCGTGCTGGTGCCCAACCCGAGCTACCCGATTCACATCTACGGTGCCGTGATTGCCGGCGCCCAGGTGCGTTCGGTGCCGCTGATTCCGGGCGTGGACTTTTTCGCCGAGCTGGAACGGGCGATTCGCGGCTCGATCCCCAAGCCGAAGATGATGATCCTCGGTTTCCCGTCCAACCCCACCGCACAGTGCGTGGAGCTGGATTTCTTCGAGCGCGTCATTGCGCTGGCCAAGCAGTACGACGTGCTGGTGGTGCACGACCTGGCCTACGCCGACATCGTCTACGACGGCTGGAAAGCCCCGTCGATCATGCAGGTACCGGGCGCCAAGGACATTGCGGTGGAGTTCTTCACCCTGTCCAAGAGCTACAACATGGCCGGCTGGCGCATTGGTTTCATGGTGGGTAACGCGGAACTGGTCAACGCCCTGGCACGGATCAAGAGCTACCACGACTATGGCACCTTCACCCCGCTGCAAGTCGCCGCGATTGCCGCACTGGAAGGCGACCAGCAGTGCGTGAAGGACATCGCCGAGCAGTACCGCCAGCGCCGCAATGTGCTGGTCAAGGGCCTGCATGAGTTGGGCTGGATGGTGGAGAATCCCAAGGCGTCGATGTACGTCTGGGCCAAGATTCCCGAGCAGTACGCCGCCATGGGTTCGCTGGAGTTTGCCAAGAAGCTGCTGCTGGAGGCCAAGGTGTGCGTGTCGCCGGGGATCGGCTTCGGTGAATATGGCGACGACCATGTGCGCTTTGCACTGATCGAGAACCAGGACCGGATTCGCCAGGCGGTGCGCGGGATTCGCGCAATGTTCCGCGCCGATGGCCTGGTCCAGAAAGCCTGA
- a CDS encoding GyrI-like domain-containing protein produces the protein MDQPTKQPLEPRMEDGQPLVIAGVQGRYAKATAGDIPRLWELFDTCIKDIKPRIGGVTYGVCHNPSHGEFDYMAGVEVPSKDDVPSNFEYVEIPAHRYAVFPHYGPVQALEQTYERILFEWLPHSGYKVAGVDFERYSADFDGKKGLGTVEVWLPVVKA, from the coding sequence ATGGATCAGCCGACAAAACAACCGTTAGAGCCACGCATGGAAGACGGCCAGCCTCTGGTCATCGCAGGGGTCCAAGGGCGTTATGCCAAGGCCACCGCCGGCGATATTCCACGGCTATGGGAGTTGTTCGATACCTGCATCAAGGACATCAAACCGCGCATCGGCGGGGTGACCTATGGTGTTTGCCATAACCCCAGCCACGGCGAATTCGATTACATGGCCGGGGTGGAAGTCCCTTCCAAGGACGATGTGCCCAGCAACTTCGAGTACGTCGAAATCCCCGCGCATCGCTACGCCGTATTCCCGCACTACGGCCCGGTGCAGGCGCTGGAGCAGACCTACGAACGCATCCTGTTCGAGTGGTTGCCGCATTCGGGCTACAAGGTGGCCGGGGTGGATTTCGAACGCTACAGCGCCGATTTCGATGGCAAGAAGGGCCTGGGGACGGTTGAGGTCTGGTTGCCGGTGGTCAAGGCCTGA
- a CDS encoding GNAT family N-acetyltransferase, which yields MQTRLVAYEALNAVQRQQTSAIEVHPEQLPFCGDMYCALNTLLVNPSPGVKGFALLADEIPVAFLLLKRPPCLPHWADQHSATLHALQVDRHQQGRGFGKACLQALPAAAMQAWPGIKAIELSVDSANVAAMGLYLGLGWVDGGEAYKARVGYERRLSWMLDG from the coding sequence ATGCAAACCCGCCTCGTCGCCTACGAGGCGCTCAATGCCGTGCAACGACAGCAAACCAGCGCCATCGAAGTCCATCCCGAACAGCTGCCGTTCTGCGGCGACATGTACTGCGCACTCAATACCCTGCTGGTCAACCCCAGCCCCGGCGTCAAAGGCTTTGCCCTGCTCGCCGACGAAATCCCCGTGGCCTTTCTCCTGCTCAAACGCCCGCCTTGCCTGCCCCATTGGGCCGATCAACACAGCGCGACGCTGCACGCGTTGCAAGTCGACCGGCACCAACAGGGCCGGGGTTTTGGCAAGGCGTGTCTACAGGCACTGCCCGCTGCGGCAATGCAGGCGTGGCCCGGGATCAAGGCGATCGAGCTGTCGGTGGACAGCGCCAATGTGGCGGCGATGGGGTTGTATCTGGGGCTTGGGTGGGTCGATGGCGGCGAAGCGTACAAGGCGCGGGTCGGCTATGAGCGCCGGTTGAGTTGGATGTTGGACGGATAA
- a CDS encoding SRPBCC family protein: MNMQPAEFELSISRLIDAPRSRVFRAWTEPALLQQWWGPHGMTTPECEMNLWVGGLFRTLMRAPDGTEYPTQGVFLDIIAPRRLVFTDAFMPGWIPSGKPFMTAEVTLQEVEGDKTLYTARAMHWSLEDKLAHEAMGFHQGWGQSLDRLEALVTQGMRPL; encoded by the coding sequence ATGAATATGCAACCCGCTGAATTCGAACTGTCCATCAGCCGCTTGATCGACGCACCGCGCAGCCGGGTGTTCCGCGCCTGGACCGAGCCGGCCCTGCTGCAACAATGGTGGGGCCCCCATGGCATGACCACCCCGGAATGCGAGATGAACCTGTGGGTCGGTGGCCTGTTTCGTACGCTGATGCGTGCGCCGGATGGCACCGAATACCCGACCCAGGGCGTGTTCCTCGACATCATCGCACCCCGGCGCCTGGTGTTTACCGACGCCTTCATGCCGGGCTGGATACCTTCGGGCAAGCCGTTCATGACCGCCGAAGTGACCCTGCAGGAAGTCGAGGGCGACAAGACCCTCTACACCGCCCGCGCCATGCACTGGAGCCTGGAAGACAAACTGGCCCACGAAGCCATGGGCTTTCACCAGGGCTGGGGCCAGAGCCTGGATCGGCTGGAGGCGCTGGTGACCCAAGGCATGCGCCCCCTGTAG
- a CDS encoding LysR family transcriptional regulator, whose product MASNEVLQAFVQAATQGSFSAAARKLGKSQSTVSAAVASLEIDLDVVLFDRSSRKPTLTPAGHVLLQRAEQVLEANSRLALAANQLAQGLEPKVTIAMSDTYQSERFELALKAFEQRYPDLELEWLIAECEDLIALVQSGRAQMAFVEAQEVYPPDLTRAPVAERTEIALFVAPAHPLASLAPLDPHALQQHRELRLASIINPNETRPTGRVWSAPSFLMLMEMAQLGFGWAALPRWLVERFGNAGLVELNMRGWPRSVAVDALWSRQHPPGPAGSWMLGLMVD is encoded by the coding sequence ATGGCCTCCAACGAAGTGCTGCAAGCGTTTGTCCAGGCGGCGACCCAAGGCTCGTTTTCGGCGGCAGCGCGCAAGTTAGGCAAGAGCCAATCCACCGTCAGCGCAGCGGTGGCGAGCCTGGAGATTGACCTGGATGTGGTGCTGTTCGACCGCAGCAGCCGCAAGCCGACGCTCACGCCGGCGGGCCATGTGTTGTTGCAACGGGCCGAGCAAGTGCTGGAGGCCAACAGTCGCCTGGCGTTGGCGGCGAACCAACTGGCCCAGGGGCTGGAGCCGAAAGTCACGATTGCCATGTCCGACACCTACCAGTCGGAGCGTTTCGAACTGGCCCTCAAGGCCTTCGAACAACGCTACCCGGACCTGGAGCTGGAATGGCTGATTGCCGAGTGCGAAGACCTGATCGCCCTGGTGCAAAGCGGCCGCGCGCAGATGGCCTTTGTCGAAGCCCAGGAGGTATACCCCCCGGACCTGACCCGCGCGCCCGTGGCCGAGCGCACGGAAATCGCCCTGTTCGTCGCCCCCGCTCATCCCCTGGCGAGCCTGGCGCCCCTCGACCCACATGCCTTGCAGCAGCACCGTGAACTGCGCCTGGCGAGCATCATCAACCCCAACGAGACGCGCCCCACGGGCCGCGTGTGGTCGGCGCCGAGCTTCCTGATGCTGATGGAAATGGCCCAACTCGGTTTCGGTTGGGCCGCGCTGCCGCGCTGGCTGGTGGAACGCTTTGGCAACGCCGGACTGGTGGAACTCAACATGCGCGGCTGGCCACGTTCGGTGGCAGTGGATGCGCTGTGGTCGCGCCAGCACCCGCCGGGGCCGGCGGGCAGCTGGATGTTGGGGCTGATGGTCGACTGA
- a CDS encoding multidrug/biocide efflux PACE transporter, whose protein sequence is MNLTKSITERVCQAIGFEVLALLICTPLLAWIMDKPALDMGLVTLAMSLLALAWNVIFNGLFDRLKARWRLAGNGWTRVLHALLFEGGLVVVCVPLIAAWLNISLMQAFILDIGVLLFFLPYTYVYHWGYDVLRARFLQKHAARCLDALAGDPVAAVRQQAGNGPADIVG, encoded by the coding sequence ATGAACCTTACCAAGTCGATTACTGAACGCGTGTGCCAGGCCATCGGTTTTGAGGTCCTGGCGTTGTTGATCTGTACGCCCTTGCTGGCCTGGATCATGGACAAGCCGGCCCTGGACATGGGCCTGGTCACCCTGGCGATGAGCCTGCTGGCGCTGGCGTGGAACGTGATTTTCAATGGCCTGTTCGACCGTCTCAAGGCGCGCTGGCGCCTGGCCGGCAACGGTTGGACCCGCGTGTTACACGCCTTGCTGTTCGAAGGGGGATTGGTCGTGGTGTGTGTGCCGCTGATTGCCGCCTGGCTGAATATCAGCTTGATGCAGGCGTTTATCCTCGACATAGGTGTACTGCTGTTTTTCCTGCCGTACACCTATGTGTATCACTGGGGCTATGACGTGCTGCGCGCCAGGTTCCTACAGAAACATGCCGCCCGATGCCTCGATGCGCTGGCCGGTGATCCAGTGGCTGCCGTCCGCCAGCAGGCTGGTAATGGCCCCGCCGATATCGTCGGGTAA
- a CDS encoding SDR family NAD(P)-dependent oxidoreductase, with the protein MTRKIALITGASRGLGRSAALHLAAQGVDIIGTYHSQADEAQAVLEQIEQWGGRAAMLKLDVSQSASFDAFVEEVGGALKRVFARDDFDFLINNAGIGIHASFAETSEAQFDQLVAIQFKGPFFLTQKLLPLIRDGGRILNISSGLARFSLPGYAAYAAMKGAMEVLTRYQAKELGARGISVNILAPGAIETDFGGGVVRDNANLNAMVANNTALGRAGLPDDIGGAITSLLADGSHWITGQRIEASGGMFL; encoded by the coding sequence ATGACCCGCAAAATCGCACTGATCACCGGCGCCAGCCGTGGCTTGGGTAGAAGCGCAGCGCTGCACCTGGCGGCACAAGGCGTGGATATCATCGGCACTTACCACAGCCAGGCGGATGAAGCGCAGGCCGTGCTCGAGCAGATCGAGCAATGGGGTGGCCGCGCGGCCATGCTGAAGCTGGATGTGAGCCAGAGCGCCAGCTTCGACGCGTTCGTCGAAGAAGTCGGTGGCGCGCTCAAGCGTGTTTTCGCACGGGATGACTTCGACTTTCTGATCAACAACGCCGGCATCGGTATCCACGCCAGCTTTGCCGAAACCAGCGAAGCGCAGTTCGACCAACTGGTGGCCATTCAATTCAAAGGCCCGTTTTTCCTGACCCAGAAACTCCTGCCGCTGATCCGTGACGGTGGCCGCATCCTCAATATCTCCAGTGGCCTCGCCCGATTCAGCCTGCCCGGCTACGCCGCCTATGCGGCGATGAAAGGCGCCATGGAAGTGCTGACCCGCTACCAGGCCAAAGAACTCGGCGCACGGGGCATCAGCGTCAATATCCTCGCACCGGGCGCCATCGAAACCGACTTCGGCGGCGGCGTTGTGCGCGACAACGCCAACCTCAACGCCATGGTCGCCAATAACACTGCCCTGGGCCGCGCCGGGTTACCCGACGATATCGGCGGGGCCATTACCAGCCTGCTGGCGGACGGCAGCCACTGGATCACCGGCCAGCGCATCGAGGCATCGGGCGGCATGTTTCTGTAG
- a CDS encoding LysR family transcriptional regulator codes for MNKLELLRTFVRVTELSSFTGAGESLGLPRSTVSEHVQALEELLGTRLLQRTTRKVQATQDGRVLYERSKDLLAHMEELEGLFRQDEAQLTGRIRVDLPNMIARDLILPSLPSFMDAHPLIELEISATDRQVDLLAEGFDCVLRVGAQPDQSVVARVLCSMPMINCVSAGYLQRYGVPRTLADLADHHLVHYVRPLGSRSAGFEYLQGNKVQRIPMAGRVTVNSTDAYKSACVGGFGIIQVPALGMRDELARGELVAILPDYPAPPLDVSLLYAGQRHLPLRVRVFMDWLAATLQSRL; via the coding sequence ATGAACAAACTGGAGCTGCTGCGCACCTTTGTGCGTGTCACCGAATTGTCGAGTTTCACCGGCGCTGGCGAGAGCCTGGGCCTGCCGCGCTCCACCGTGTCCGAGCATGTACAGGCGCTGGAGGAACTGCTCGGCACGCGCTTGCTGCAGCGCACCACGCGCAAGGTGCAGGCGACCCAGGATGGCCGCGTGCTGTATGAGCGTAGCAAGGATCTGCTGGCGCACATGGAGGAGCTGGAAGGGTTGTTTCGCCAGGACGAAGCCCAGCTGACCGGACGCATCCGCGTGGATTTGCCCAACATGATTGCGCGGGATTTGATCCTGCCGAGCCTGCCGTCGTTCATGGACGCGCACCCGTTGATCGAACTGGAAATCAGCGCCACCGACCGCCAGGTCGATCTGCTCGCCGAAGGCTTCGATTGCGTGCTGCGTGTGGGGGCGCAGCCGGACCAGTCGGTGGTCGCGCGGGTGCTGTGCAGCATGCCGATGATCAACTGCGTGAGCGCGGGCTACCTGCAACGTTATGGCGTGCCGCGCACTTTGGCGGATCTGGCCGATCATCACTTGGTGCATTACGTGCGACCGTTGGGCTCACGCTCGGCGGGATTCGAATACCTGCAGGGCAACAAGGTCCAGCGCATTCCCATGGCCGGCCGCGTCACGGTCAACAGCACCGATGCGTACAAATCGGCGTGCGTGGGCGGTTTCGGGATTATCCAGGTGCCGGCCTTGGGGATGCGGGATGAGCTGGCCAGGGGCGAGTTGGTGGCGATCTTGCCAGACTACCCGGCGCCGCCGTTGGACGTGTCTTTGCTCTACGCCGGCCAGCGCCATTTGCCGCTGCGGGTGCGGGTGTTCATGGATTGGCTGGCGGCCACGTTGCAGTCCCGGCTCTAG